In the Arachis hypogaea cultivar Tifrunner chromosome 20, arahy.Tifrunner.gnm2.J5K5, whole genome shotgun sequence genome, TTCCCGGAAAGACGAAAGATCATGCAGCTGCTCGTTTTGACCTTAAAGATATGGGTATCAGGAAGAACCTTCAACCAAGAGATACGGGGGATGGAAAAAAAACTAAGTTAGCAAAGGCATGCTTTTCAATGACTCCAGCAGAGAAAACAATCTTTTGTAGTGTGTTGAAAGCGGCAAAATTACCAGACGGTAGCGCTTCCAATATTGCTCGATGTGTGCatgaaacagaaaagaagatttcTGGTTACAAGACCCATGATGCTCATTTCATGTTGCATTACTTGTTGCAAGTACCAATCAAGAGCATACTTCCTGACCATGTTGCCATCGCTCTAGTTCGATTATGTTCATTTTTTCGCCGAATATGTCAGAAAGTAATTAGCTTGGATGAGGTAGTTAACTTAGAAGCAGAGATTGCTGAGACATTGTGCCAATTGGAGAGGATTTTCCCTCCTAGCTTTTTTGACATAATGGTGCACTTGCCTATTCAtttggcaaatgaggtgaggttAGGTGGTCCAGTTCAATATCGTTGGATGTACCCTGTTGAACGGTATATGTGCACACTAAAATCGTATGTTCGTAATAGAAGTCGTCCAGAAGGATCTATTGCCGAAGGATATTTGGCGAATGAGTGTATCAATTTTTGCTCAAGATATTTGCATGAAGATGTTCgtacaagatttaatagaaaccCTCGGAACAACGATGAGTGTGTTTCAGATGAGGTGCGAACTCCTAGTTTGTTTCCAAGCAAAGGATGTCCTCTTGGTGGAAGAATGGGAGATTTGTTTATTTTAGATGAAAAATCAGAAATACAAGGTCATGCATACATTCTAAACAATTGTGATAAGATCGAAGTCTACATGAGGTATTTTCTTCGATTCATTATCATTTGTTAGATTGAAATCATCATATTTAACCTTACTAAAAACTAAGACTATGAATATTTAATCTCTTCAGAGAGCATGAGGAGGCAGTTAATGATAACAATCCACGaagaacaaagtgggagaaagccAAGGACCGCAGTCAACAATTTTCAGAATGGTTTAAAATTCGTGCCATGAAAAAGGATGTGCCTGATTGGGCAAAAGGGTTGGCTAGGGGTCCAAATCAAGTTGCAAAAAGATTTTCAGGTTATATTATCAATGGGTATAGGTTCCATACAAGGCACCGTGATGTGAGACGTAAAACTCAAAATAGTGGTGTCACATTAGAGGCATTGACTCCTAGTTTTGCTAGTGTGAAAGATAAGAACCCAATTGAAGCAAAAGTAGCCTACTATGGTAGAATAGTTGATATGTTTGAGTTAGATTATTATGGCCAATTTAAGGTAGTCTTGTTTAAGTGTGAGTGGTATACAGTTGCAAAAGACAACTTTGGTCTTTCATATGTGTATTTCAATAGAAAatgctaccaagaagaaccatttGTGTTGGCATCTCAAGTAAACCAATGCTTTTATGTGCAAGACCCATATGTTAGGGACAAGCACTATGTTATGAAAACAATTCCAAGAGATTTATTTAGGGTAAGTGATGACCTTGAGTCTGATTCTCCCATAATATATGCAAGGGAGCCATGCGAACCTGAAGTGATTCCAAGTCTTCCAAATGATAATGGCGAAATTGATCTAGTGAGGAATGATCTACGAGCAACTATTATAGATATGGATCAAAACATGTTTGCCAAACAATATTGTGAGGAAGACGAGGAAAGCGAATATGAGTACATGGATGACTTTGACTCTGAAACATCTTGACAAGTGTTTTTGGTAGAATCCTAAACAACCCACTTTCTTTAGTTGTTTTGCTTAGTTAATTACTTGCTTCAGTTGATTATgctcatttaattattatttagttagcattttattaattgttattattttgtgtatgcagAATGGAAAAAGGGGAGATCACTAAGAGAAAACGGATACTTACCTTAGGccaaaaaatgaaaggaaaaagcCCAAAAAAAAACAATTCCTTTGAGGTTACACAAGTGAAGTCAAGTGCTGAATTGCTCAAACAATACAATATTAAGAGAGAAAGGATCATGGCTGAAAATGAGAAGGTTAGCTTGCAAGCTCAAGCTCCAAAGGATCCAACAAGCAAACAACCCATCACAATAGTGGAGGATGCATTTGAAGAGCAACTTAGGACTtcgaagaaaacaaagaaggctCAACCAACGGCACTTTTTCAAGAATGCACGCATAATGGAAATGGGACAATGTTTGAAGTTGAAAAGAACTCTAAAACTAGGAATCAAAGGACTGCTGAACCTGATGCCATGgatcaaaataatataaattctGATGATGACGGAGAAGATACAAGCGAGATGAGTGCAACTTCAAATAAAAAAGGAATGAGTCTTGACATGTATTTTAAGGTACATGGGATAAATTtggaagatgaagaagatgaggaagatgaagaaaatGAGCTTGATGATAATGCAAATGATGCGGGTAGTGGAGGACAAACTAGTAATGAAGGTACttttcttgtttactttattGTCTAATTAGATCTTATATTACTTCTCAATtgaattatgttattttattcgGACTtaggcacaataaagaagaaaacCCGTGGAAAAACTACGTGCAAAAAGCTTCATGCCACAGATTTTAATGATCGACGGGAGGTGGAATTTTTTCAAGGGCAGCCTATAGGTCCAACCAACGAGGTTGTATCTGACCTCAACCAACTATTGGGCACAACAGTTAGAAACCCTCGTTTTGTGACTTTGTTATATACTAGTTGGCATGGTGTGCCTAGTAAACTCAAAGAGGAAATGTGGGAGTATGCCAATGTATGTAAATATGGCATTAtagataattttttgttaatttatttgtcaCGTTATTTGTGCTAACTGTTAATATTCTAATGTGTTGTGTTGCATAGCAAAAGTTCATTCTTCCTATAAGTTCAAAGCCGTGGGTAATGCGGGGATTTTGTGGTGCATGGAAAAAAtataagagagaaataaaaaaagagcaTTTCGTGAAGTACAAGACAAAGAAAGAAATGATAAAGAACCGGCCATTAGAGATTCCCGAGGTTCAATTTCGCAAACTAATTCGGTATTGGAGTCTTCCGGCCATCAAGGTAACATTGCCTTTTATTTTTTCCTATACCATCAAGCATACTATCATTGATTCTTCATGTTCCTAAACTTAAGTGTTTTGGAAGAAATTTGATTCTTCATTGATTCTTTATATTTAGGCTATCTCTGCTAAGAATACTGAAAATAGGTTAAAACAAACATGTCCTCACCGAATGGGATCCACAAATTTTGGAATAGTGCGTAAGCAGCTGGTAATATAACTTATTCTTTGTGATTTCCCTTTTATATGTATTCATGGTGTAGTTGCCTAGTTAGTATGCTTCATGTAAACTTTTCTCTATGTATTTTAGCGTGACTCTAAAGAGAACAGTGAAGAACCATCAAGGGCTGAAGTTTTCATAGCAACTCGTACaagtaaaaaaggaaaagaaattgatGCTAAAACACAAGCCACAATTGTGAGttgtttgtatttgtattttggaTATGTACATTATGAATTCTGATGTGATTTCTATCTAAATTGAGTTAATGCGACTTTGAACTCTATTGGTTGTTGCTTTTTGATAGACTGAACTTCAGAACCGCTTAGAAGCAGGAGAAAATGAAGAGGATGCATTTGTAGGAGTGTTAGGAAAGGACAAACCAGGTCGACTTCGTTGTTATGGGGCTTCGATTACAAGAAGCTCTCTTAAAAAAGATGAGGAGATTCGCCACATAAAAGTTGAATATAACACTAAGGTCTCATCATTAGAGAAGAAGATGGATGGTGTGTGTGGTTTATTAAAGATATTGGTGCACCAACTCAACCCTGGAATGAGCAATGAAGAGGTAACAGCCTTAGTTCAAGCTGCCCAAGATTCTCCTGTGGATACCTCAAGTAGCAAAGCAAAAAATACTCCTCGCTCCTCCGAAGCAACTCACATTCCACACAAAGATGATGTAGGTAAAATTGTGGCATGATTCACattctttattttgttaaaaaagagataaaattGAGAGAGAAATAGTCAAATAGTAGGCTTCAATTTCAAAAAAGGTGAGTGCTATTTCACTTTAATAAAGTCTATTCAAGTCTTGTATTTACTAGCTGGAGGAGTTTTATCTATAGAAGTCCTACTTAGCTTGACCATGTTAGTTGATCTCTAGTTGACTAAGGATAGAACTAATTTAGGATTGTaagtgaagaaagaaaaatatcctGCTAGTAAATGGAGATTCAGTGACTGAAACCGCtggattagaaataaaaaagcttGCAATATGGTCTGAAACTCTGAATAAATAGTGGCAATGTGAAAATGGAGATCAGCCTGGACCTAGAGGAGATAAGTTAAAGTGCAGTGGACTGTGGATATGAACTCTGTTATTTTGACTCCTTAAAAGACTTTATTACCAGTAATGTCTCTGGTCTTTTAGAgtgtaatatttttatgtatgtcTGTATTTTTCTACTATGATTGTTTATGTCTGTAATACATTTGATGACTTCTTCCATTTAGATATTAGTCTACATGTTAAAGCTTCTGCCTGCTGTTTAGTTGCTTTGATGATGTCCACATAATTATAGTTCCAAGCTTGTCATGCTCAAAAAGCAGATGAAAATAACGTACATCTACTGAAAATATTATGCATTTTCTGTTTTTTTGAATATGTTATATCAATGCATTGAAGATTGAAGATGCTTGTTTAGCATATGCCTACATTCTCTTTGCTTCTCTTAAACTCGCATTCTTTTTAGTGCACCATTCTGATTATTCAAAATGGTATTACTTGTAAATATAGGATTCAAGAGCCTATGAATATACTTCCATGAAGAACCTGAATGAGTCCGAGAATGGATTTTGGGGTGCTCTGGCCAGGAAAGCCAAATCAATTTGTAGTTGTtcatttgtgttttttattttgcagGGCACAGGTCAAAACAATTTACCTTGCAATGATGATGCATGAAGTACAAGAAGACTTTGATTAGGAATTCTAATTCATGTATTAGGAATTTCACACTTTTGGTATTTTGAAGATGACTTTGATTAGGAATTCTAATTCATGTATTAGGAATTCATGAGTAGTTTTGATTTTCACTTTTGGTATTTTGTTAGTGTATGTTGTTATGTGATCACACACTTATTTTGGTGACAATTTTATGAAAGTTGGATTACTTGATAATTGGTTATtgactaaattataaatttatctaTGAATTCATATTAGGTTTTATATATTTATGAAGATTAAAAAGGGAATTAGGTTACTGACCAtctttttcgccacgctttaaaaacgtggcCATACGGCCATATCTCTGTCTATTGCCACGCTTAGGAAGCGTGGCTGTATCTAAGCTTTTTCGCCACGTTTTTCAAGCGTGGCCAAATCTCCTCTACTACCAtgctttcgccacgctttaaaagcgtggccatatttgGTCTACTgtcacgcttgaaaagcgtggccagatctaccctatcgccacgcttttacagCGTGGCCGTATTTGGTCTACTgtcacgcttgaaaagcgtggccagatctaccctatcgccacgcttttacagcgtggccatatctctgcctatcgccacgctttaaaagcgtggccgtatttcCCACCTATAGCCACGCTTTTACAAGTGGCAGTTtgtaaaaaagcgtggcaaacaaaaagcgtggcaataggctgcaaaaagcgtggcaatagagcaaccgccaccctttgataggtcaccctttcaaaagcgtggcggtagctcaaaaagcgtggcgaaaagctatcgccacgcttttttgagcttttcgccacgctttaaaagcgtggcaaaaaacgtgttttcttgtagtgaaactagtcactagggtttacatgagtaagtaattgatgtataaatccacttccggggcccacttggtgtgtgtttgggctgagcttaagtgtagcacgtgcagaggccatttgtggagttgaacgccagtttctgtgccagtttgggcgttcaactctggttttggatccttttctggcgctggacgccagatttgggcagaaggctggcgttgaacgccagtttacgtcgtcaattcttggccaaagtatggactattatatattgctggaaagccctggatgtctactttccaacgcaattgaaagcgcgccatttcgagttctgtagctccagaaaatctactttgagtgcagggaggtcagaatccaacagcatcagcagtcctttttcaacctctgaatctgatttctgctcaagtccctcaatttcagccagaaaatacctgaaatcacagaaaaacacacaaactcatagtaaagtccagaaatgtgaatttaacataaaaactaatgaaaacatccctaaaagtaactagatcctactaaaaacatactaaaaacaacgtcaaaaagcgtataaattatccgctcatcactaacgtTGATGTTTTGGAAAAGGACAACTCGGCAAGGGATCCGAACAAGTTCTCCAACCGCTATTGCGAACTTGCATACCCCTTGATCAAAGAAAGGAACTATCATGCGGAGCCTCTCCTAGCCCCTCTGGCTCATGTCATTCCGTTTGTGATGCCCTACATCGAGCAGCGACAATGGGAATTCCTATTGAGGAAGCCACGGGAAGCAAACTTGTCCTGCGTGGTAGAATTTTACACCAATTACCACTCCTCATCCCTTGCATCGGTATTTGTACGCCAAAGACAAGTTCCCGCACAGATGAGACCATTCAAAGTGTGCTTAAGACCGGACCGCTAGCGGAAGGGATTGACGCATATCAAGAGATTTTGTCGGCACGATGCGAATAtgagtttgactgggatgccgtccTCAGGGTCATTGCCATACCCGAATCATTCTGGATTCGAGGGAGGATGAGACCCCGGCCCAAGGGCATCACCGAACGATTTCTCACCAGGGAGGCTTAGGcttgggcccaaattctagcccaTTATGTGCTCCCAAGCACCCATGGCTCATCTATCACTGCCATGTTAGCCATGTTGGTTTGGTGTGTCCTCACAGAGAGACCGGTGCATATTCCGTGTCTCACTCACCAAGCTATGGGCCGGATCCACACTAAGGGGAACCTACCCTTCCCCGCTCGAGTGACCGACTTAGTTGCCGCAGTCGGTGTCCCCCGAGAGACTAAGGATCGGAGGGCCATGATCCCGATAGATGGCGATGTTATTCCAACCGGGAGATATCTCTACCCTCCGGCGGACACCGAGGATCCGAACTTAACCATCCCCATGAGCATTCCCACCATCTCAACCGCACCACCAAAATCATCCATGCAACGCATAGAGGACATCCACAAGAAGCTCGATCGTTATGAGCGGCGAAACTAACGCCGATACACTTTtgtcaagaagcttctaagttGCCTAGCACCACCCATGAAAGAACCGGAAATTTCCACGTCCACCGGCATCGATAATGAAGATAGTGATAATGGAGAAGATGATGGACACTCGGAAGCCGATCAACCACTGTGTCTCACTcaaggcacggaggaccgtgcaaacttctaagtgtggggaggtcggtcggcCGACCGGTCTTCATAAgtaacacccgaataaattttgaatctcttttggtgattaggatagattgcatgaatAGGTTTTTCACTTTTATCCCCCTTTGCATGATAGTTATCTCTTAATAAATCCACTTGGTTAGAGTAATGACTTCTTTCCTAGGAAGCTAGAATTTTAGGGCAACcctactaattttgaaaattttgaaaattttttatgctaaGCTTGTTTAAAGAATGTAATTTGGAACTTGGATTTGGagccaagaacacaagcaagtgagttttgagcctaattgcgtggctACATCTTCTAGCCACttactttccttcttgtgtgaaTTGTCCTTtccctatgattgtgatccttaatttatttaactctatatgtccattgttataTGTATGAGTatgtacatgattgaggccatcaattcacttagccacttacccaaatgaCCTTACTTTATAACAACCTTTGCAActaactttgagcctacgcttaaccctcttattcttaattttagcacatcacaagcCAAAAGCagaaaaccatgaatgtccctattTGAATCCTTGAATAGCTTAGGCTAGTATGTGTGTCACTCGAATGTGGGAAAACGGGGGGAGGCATGGGTTGAGGTAAGAGCATGTTGAttgttttcattaaaaatattggGAAGTGGATTCATACTCATGTGTTGACCAAATGTGTAGACCATATGcgttgataaaagaaaaaaaaaagaagagacaaaacaaaaagataaaaaaaaacataatgaagataaaaattaaaaaaaaaagaaacaaacaaagcaagaaaagaaaaagaaaaaaaaagggggggggggaaaGTTGCCCCAAAGTAAGACTTAAAGATAAATCAATGCATGTGTATGATGATCAAAAGtagatgcatgagtatgtgaaagagtgaggaatgggtagttaggttagtacataattgtataggatgttatataggttaggtggggagcttaagttaatcaaaggatTTAATTTTAGCCCACTTAGCCAAATATATaaccctaccttaaccctaaccccattacaacctaaggaaagacctcatgatatatgtatgcatgcataggataattgttgattagttagagGAAGAATGAATTTTGGAAGAGCTTGAAGtaggggaggattgagtgatcaaccctatacattgagcgaatagagtgtaaacacttccggtgagggttcgaagctcaatcccttgttcccggctctcgcgagcgTTCTTCATACAAGCTATACATATTTCACTTTGATGACTAGAATTGGTAGAATCCATACATTGCCCATCATCTTGCCCTTTGCGCATATACATATGTTCTAGGAAGATTGAATTgctcttgaccaagtagatagtagcatacaccctagttgcattcatgtaagtagattgcatcccatgagtctCATTCTCTTGTGATCCTTtgatctttttctttcctttaccATTAGGACATGctatagtttaagtgtggggaggttgataaaccccgtttttagggtttatcatgtatagattttgagggttttatcaatgatcttccatacttattcatataaaatgcatgatttttgtgttcctttcccaacTCTACTTcatagatgaaaacatgcttcttttgcattaaaattgatatattgtaatTCCCTTctgttaccattcgatgccgtgacccgtttgttaagtggtttcaaaagttatagggcaaaaatggctaagagggatgaaggaagcatgcatgaatgaaAGGAGAATCGAAAAATTAGAGTCTTGGAACCTgggcatgggcgcgcacgcgtaccgtacGCGTACGCGCAGATGTGCATCCTCAGAGCCGGCGCAATGGAGCCGAGACGAGAAGCCGGCACGCTTATATGGTTGGGCCATAAATCCTTGGACGTGCGCGCGTACTGTACGCCTGCGCGTAGGTCGCAAAAAatcccatggacgcgtacgcgtactgtgcgcgtacgcgccgatgggcgcacgtgattttttaataagaaaacaTGACCAGCAATTTCAGGCAGTTGCAGGCCCTGTTTTGGGGTAGAATTCtggagggaaaagcttaagaagaccaaggattagggGGGTTGAGACAATTagtcataattctagatatttttgggtagttagttacattttacttttagagagagaaattctaacttctctctagaattttacTCTCTCCATTgtaattctcctttgatttcttggtgagatccattgctaattcacttttactttgatacaagttgtagatctacttttcttctactctcaattagtgttcttttgattcattctcttggatctagatttgtgactttgttactttgaattttgactaatgaattgaggaatttcatttaattgcttgattgttgatgattgcttGGATTAGTTAGCTTTAATTCATTTCTCTTCTCTCAATTTCATCATGTCTTCTATAGTTGCCTATCAAATGTTTGTGAAAAtgacaaccctagctatggagtagatttcccttacttggcttaggggttgagttattggagacacttgagtagtgGATATCAATTATTGATTAGGAATTGAAAATTACTAATTGACTtgaagtgcactaaagctagacttccctagggtgagactaggacttgtggctcaagttcgttactttcacttgactttcttccattattagggggttaactaagtgaagcaacaatcaattcttatcacaattgaaggaaactataatgatggaacttccaatactcatccttagccaaggcttttatttcaattaattattgTTTACTCTTGCTAACTTGAACtcttgcaccaactctcaaaaccacaaaagacttcctaatcaatgatgtgcattctaaggcaaatcctagggagaacgactcaggATTGATACTttcggtcatagattttagaattgtttgatgcgatatttgcatgtcggttagactatactcacgattggattcATTGCTACTTCTATACCGGCATAAGAATATTTCGTTCatcaaacgccagccagagacccttttctggcgtaaaacgctggaactggcaccaaaactggagttgaacgcccaaactggcactttacctggcgtttaactccagaaaaggcctatgca is a window encoding:
- the LOC112786864 gene encoding uncharacterized protein — its product is MGSTNFGIVRKQLRDSKENSEEPSRAEVFIATRTSKKGKEIDAKTQATITELQNRLEAGENEEDAFVGVLGKDKPGRLRCYGASITRSSLKKDEEIRHIKVEYNTKVSSLEKKMDGVCGLLKILVHQLNPGMSNEEVTALVQAAQDSPVDTSSSKAKNTPRSSEATHIPHKDDDSRAYEYTSMKNLNESENGFWGALARKAKSICSCSFVFFILQGTGQNNLPCNDDA